Proteins from one Bifidobacterium sp. ESL0732 genomic window:
- a CDS encoding PD-(D/E)XK nuclease family protein yields MSGNGVLDFSDYAAMNAVKTMLDDPSEKVSRSLLVAGAPSCGKTEFALAATLEGISRYGDSKVFMAVSGRQTADKLSDRVIRAVGSVSSARPVTTLSAIAFRLLSVQRESKREPSPKLLNGAEQDALLRQVVAVHVRHARSGELCDTCELMRQYFAADDWVNTVYGNDGSEAGGRSRGSVSGQQATNAATPETQPRSTSKGIGSSDVLFARGINDAFVMQLRDMLARMDELGLSAEREDEVLEMLVDSQNSEQGYSLRIERLGIQWRLAFALRREYAQAAIDAYPEEFRLDSSRLLVEGAQVAAAVADTTLPKFVVVDDFQDLTLAGLAFLEALARRGVKLLLVGNPDEAVQTFRGSYPEYLFARVQQPPLSAESMNLPVRQIHKGDDSSYLDLLASRVSLSIAANEDTSVALPDRPGKLPRLAGSLPIAPLDVNDSKLKDGSVRAALYRNQREELDDVVWRIKEAHLSAGRQWNDFALIAHDNDTVRAFGERLRSDGVPVRYSAVTKPLKDDPSVQGLFALLELAKLRHDGIDASNMSLSETGRYVRSRVQTVLESPLVSLRSAAAYAPSSPARLAPVESVMKAIASLAQVVDGQMNAQLPLEDIDEDEQALDVTAQLPRLQAAWLGLRERIASQRPTSDIKVDNSLVENETVENDADMPFGLDAMYVMLAFGGAEQEAGSAADDDTSDTSGDGKSEVDCAGREDNAAADAESVLQLIGKVGGDASVRAFAHVWDLVDKVEQGMAALPSREPQYALSVAWDACHVANAWQVAAFANNADGRAANDRLDVMMRLFAYASGSGAKQSVEDFIASVRSMRIEADSLAKVAPIDEAVTLTTPAGAAGSHWPFVFIAEIQQDVWPNLAARNTMFGGENLADIVLHGGMRDGREPSMAGTDPELAQVLSAEQKSFLVALTRASERVTLSAVLSDDTVPSDFLYTYAPEYFDRMRDADLQTRNYTQLADSGRFAGLDTDPRGLVAASRIELMRQADASGTETSQTDEVINGEAGKNAGTAGIEADSSQSTVGLDMASSARARDAAASLALLDDAGLEAADPDSWPYTFGTQSSQNAPRNNEPSPCAPTVTLSPSQVDRIWACPVCWMLESQFAGPRPSNAATSFGTLIHKVAQLASEAGLDAPDFTAGSSQDERIKAITAQMMDMYHELASDFDEIDDPEQRYRAESKDEGAEQTLTDIATYFVTSNDKDYPYGNLKNFPVGRLQRVDSEYEFAARFGLDDICAAYNAIDGIDPVSNDDLAGIMGVLNGGWPEGMSLDLQIRLTGRIDRMEWRDLGDGKGHVRLIDWKTGHAHTAKQMFNDLQLVCYQLGLAFPEANQSEKNDGESGTSAVLPNAGLHGAQALKAMPDITQSALFDVDSATAPALGYRVPETLFQPPLFHAGALNSTGFTPRSHYSDIRKLADSRDLPTEAPEGVGVHVWEQFLSLRGTQAVWALTMISRIFYTAAASRSSVLVARPQADHVAWCNMKTVCPACAGEVDTVYEVRRG; encoded by the coding sequence ATGAGTGGGAATGGTGTTTTGGATTTCAGCGATTATGCCGCAATGAATGCGGTGAAAACGATGCTGGATGATCCTTCCGAGAAGGTTTCCCGCTCACTTTTGGTGGCGGGGGCACCAAGCTGCGGCAAAACCGAGTTCGCTCTTGCGGCGACGCTCGAAGGGATTTCTCGATACGGTGATTCCAAGGTTTTTATGGCGGTTTCGGGGCGCCAGACGGCGGACAAACTTTCTGACCGAGTCATTCGCGCTGTTGGTTCTGTTTCCAGCGCGCGGCCGGTGACCACGCTTTCGGCCATCGCTTTCCGTCTGCTTTCCGTTCAGCGTGAAAGTAAACGTGAGCCGTCGCCGAAATTGTTGAATGGCGCGGAGCAGGATGCGCTTTTGCGACAGGTGGTCGCGGTGCATGTCAGGCACGCCAGGTCGGGCGAGTTGTGCGATACCTGCGAGCTCATGCGGCAGTATTTCGCCGCCGACGATTGGGTGAATACCGTTTATGGGAATGACGGAAGTGAGGCGGGCGGCAGATCACGTGGCTCTGTGTCCGGTCAACAAGCGACGAACGCTGCGACTCCCGAAACTCAGCCTCGTTCAACGTCGAAAGGCATCGGTTCCAGTGATGTTCTGTTCGCACGGGGAATCAACGATGCTTTTGTAATGCAATTACGTGACATGCTGGCTCGTATGGATGAGCTGGGATTGAGTGCCGAGCGCGAGGACGAAGTTCTCGAGATGCTTGTGGATTCGCAGAATTCCGAGCAGGGATATAGCTTGCGAATCGAACGACTTGGCATCCAGTGGAGGCTGGCGTTCGCGCTACGACGCGAGTATGCGCAGGCGGCAATTGACGCTTATCCGGAGGAGTTCCGGCTTGATTCCTCACGCCTTTTGGTCGAAGGTGCGCAGGTTGCTGCAGCGGTTGCCGATACCACACTTCCGAAATTTGTGGTGGTCGACGATTTTCAGGATTTGACGCTTGCGGGGTTGGCGTTCCTCGAGGCGCTCGCGCGACGCGGTGTAAAGCTGCTGCTGGTCGGCAATCCCGACGAAGCCGTGCAGACCTTCCGTGGTTCCTACCCAGAATATCTGTTCGCGCGCGTGCAGCAGCCTCCGCTTTCGGCCGAATCGATGAACTTGCCTGTTCGCCAAATTCATAAGGGTGATGATTCTTCATATCTTGACCTGCTGGCTTCGCGCGTCTCGCTGTCCATCGCCGCGAACGAGGATACTTCCGTCGCGTTGCCGGATCGTCCCGGAAAACTGCCGCGTCTAGCAGGTAGTCTTCCCATTGCACCGCTTGATGTCAATGATTCCAAACTGAAGGATGGCAGCGTAAGAGCTGCGCTTTACCGCAACCAGCGTGAGGAGCTGGACGATGTGGTCTGGCGCATCAAAGAGGCGCATCTTTCGGCCGGTCGCCAATGGAACGATTTCGCGCTGATCGCCCACGACAACGACACGGTGCGTGCGTTTGGTGAGCGGTTGCGTAGCGACGGGGTACCGGTGCGCTATTCCGCGGTCACCAAGCCATTGAAGGACGACCCGAGTGTGCAAGGCCTATTCGCGCTGTTGGAGTTGGCGAAGCTGCGTCATGACGGCATCGATGCTTCCAATATGTCGTTGAGCGAGACCGGAAGATATGTACGTAGCCGCGTGCAGACCGTACTTGAAAGCCCGCTGGTGAGCCTGCGTTCGGCGGCGGCTTACGCCCCGTCCTCGCCAGCACGCTTGGCACCTGTGGAATCGGTGATGAAGGCCATCGCGTCATTGGCGCAGGTGGTCGATGGTCAGATGAACGCTCAGCTCCCATTGGAAGACATCGACGAAGACGAACAGGCTTTGGATGTCACTGCGCAGCTCCCACGCCTGCAAGCTGCGTGGCTTGGATTGCGCGAGCGGATTGCCTCCCAGCGTCCGACAAGCGATATCAAGGTGGATAATAGCCTTGTTGAGAATGAAACCGTCGAGAACGACGCTGACATGCCGTTCGGCTTGGATGCGATGTATGTCATGCTCGCTTTCGGTGGTGCCGAGCAGGAAGCGGGCTCTGCGGCTGATGACGATACTTCCGATACTTCCGGTGATGGTAAGAGTGAGGTTGACTGCGCTGGGCGGGAAGACAATGCTGCCGCCGATGCCGAATCTGTATTGCAATTGATTGGCAAGGTGGGTGGTGACGCCTCGGTGCGCGCTTTCGCCCACGTTTGGGATTTGGTGGACAAGGTCGAGCAGGGAATGGCCGCCTTGCCGAGCCGTGAGCCGCAGTATGCGCTTTCGGTGGCCTGGGACGCGTGCCATGTGGCCAATGCTTGGCAGGTGGCTGCGTTTGCAAATAACGCCGATGGTCGTGCCGCCAACGACAGACTCGATGTGATGATGAGGCTTTTCGCTTACGCTTCGGGTTCCGGCGCGAAGCAAAGTGTCGAGGATTTCATTGCCAGCGTGCGTTCGATGCGTATTGAGGCGGATTCGTTGGCCAAGGTCGCGCCTATCGACGAGGCCGTCACGTTGACCACCCCGGCTGGTGCCGCAGGAAGTCATTGGCCTTTCGTTTTCATCGCCGAAATTCAGCAGGATGTCTGGCCGAATCTTGCGGCTCGTAATACGATGTTTGGTGGCGAGAATCTAGCCGATATCGTCTTGCATGGCGGGATGCGAGACGGGCGTGAACCCAGTATGGCCGGAACTGATCCGGAACTTGCCCAAGTTCTTTCAGCCGAACAGAAAAGCTTCTTGGTGGCGCTGACAAGGGCCAGTGAGCGGGTGACGCTGAGCGCTGTGCTGAGCGATGATACCGTGCCGTCCGATTTTCTCTATACCTACGCGCCTGAATACTTCGATCGCATGCGCGATGCCGACCTTCAGACCAGAAATTACACCCAACTGGCGGATTCCGGACGCTTTGCCGGGCTCGACACCGACCCGCGCGGGCTTGTGGCAGCGTCCCGTATCGAGTTGATGCGTCAGGCAGATGCAAGCGGAACTGAAACCAGCCAAACTGATGAAGTCATTAACGGTGAAGCCGGCAAAAATGCGGGCACGGCCGGTATCGAGGCTGATTCCTCACAATCAACTGTCGGGCTTGATATGGCATCTTCCGCGCGGGCTCGTGACGCTGCAGCGTCGTTGGCATTACTTGACGATGCCGGACTCGAGGCAGCCGATCCCGATAGCTGGCCATATACCTTCGGTACGCAGTCCTCGCAGAACGCCCCACGGAATAATGAGCCATCGCCTTGTGCGCCAACGGTAACGCTTTCGCCGTCGCAGGTTGACCGCATCTGGGCCTGCCCGGTCTGCTGGATGCTCGAAAGCCAGTTCGCCGGTCCGCGCCCGTCAAATGCTGCCACCAGTTTCGGAACGTTGATTCACAAGGTGGCCCAGCTTGCCAGCGAGGCCGGCCTCGACGCCCCGGATTTCACGGCAGGCAGTTCGCAAGACGAACGTATCAAAGCCATCACTGCTCAGATGATGGATATGTATCACGAGCTTGCCAGCGATTTTGACGAGATCGACGATCCAGAGCAACGTTATCGTGCGGAAAGCAAGGATGAGGGTGCCGAGCAGACGCTTACCGATATCGCTACGTATTTTGTAACTTCGAATGATAAAGATTATCCGTACGGAAATCTTAAGAATTTCCCTGTCGGTCGTCTCCAACGTGTGGATAGTGAGTACGAATTCGCCGCACGATTCGGTCTTGACGATATTTGCGCGGCCTATAACGCCATCGATGGCATTGATCCAGTAAGCAATGACGACCTTGCCGGCATCATGGGTGTGCTCAACGGCGGTTGGCCGGAGGGCATGAGCCTGGATTTGCAGATACGTCTGACCGGTCGCATTGACCGCATGGAATGGCGGGATTTGGGAGATGGCAAGGGGCATGTGCGTCTGATCGATTGGAAAACCGGGCATGCGCATACGGCCAAGCAGATGTTCAACGACCTGCAGCTGGTCTGCTATCAGCTCGGTCTGGCTTTTCCGGAAGCGAATCAGTCGGAGAAAAACGACGGCGAAAGCGGTACTTCCGCGGTGCTGCCCAACGCCGGATTGCATGGTGCACAGGCGCTCAAGGCCATGCCCGACATCACCCAGAGTGCCCTGTTCGATGTCGATTCGGCCACGGCTCCAGCGCTTGGCTACCGGGTTCCGGAAACCCTTTTCCAGCCGCCTCTGTTCCACGCGGGTGCGCTGAACAGCACCGGTTTTACGCCTCGCAGCCATTATTCCGATATACGGAAACTGGCGGATTCGCGTGATTTGCCGACCGAAGCGCCAGAAGGCGTGGGTGTGCATGTCTGGGAGCAGTTCCTCTCGTTGCGTGGCACCCAAGCTGTGTGGGCGCTGACCATGATTTCGCGAATCTTCTACACCGCTGCCGCCTCCCGTTCCAGCGTTTTGGTCGCACGCCCGCAAGCCGACCACGTGGCTTGGTGCAATATGAAAACGGTGTGCCCGGCCTGCGCCGGCGAGGTGGATACGGTCTATGAAGTGAGGAGGGGCTGA